TAGGCATCCACGGTCTCCATCCCGAACTAATCAGGCTGTTGGGACAGCTCAAGTACCGCACCAGCTACGGCCAGAACCAGCTCATGCACTCGGTGGAGAGTGCCCACCTGGCCGGGATCATGGCGGTAGAGCTCGGGGCCAACGTGGCCCTGGCCAAAGAGGCGGCTCTGCTGCACGATATCGGCAAGGCCGTCACCCACGAGCAGGAGGGCTCGCACGCTCTGATCGGCCGTGACATCGCGCAGCGCTATGGCCGCCCGGCCGCCGTGGTCAACGCCATCGCCGCCCATCATGCCGAGGAAGAGTTCCAGAGCCTCGAAGCGGTGCTGGTGCAAGCGGCGGATGCCATCTCCGGGGCACGTCCTGGCGCCAGACGAGAGTCGCTCGAGACCTACATCAAACGCGTCGAGTCACTGGAGGGCCTGGCCGACTCGTTCCCCGGTGTTGAGAAATCCTACGCCATCCAGGCCGGACGCGAGATTCGCATCATCGTCCGTCCCGAAACCATCGATGACCTGGGAATCATCAGCCTGTCACGCGACATCGCCAAAAAAGTCGAGGAAAGCCTGCAGTATCCCGGACAGATCAAGGTAACCGTCATCCGCGAGACAAGGGCAGTAGACTACGCCAAATAGCCCGCAGCGCGGCCAGTGACACTGAGGGACCTGGCGCAGCCACCGTCCGAGTCCGGCGAGCTGGGTACTGTCAACGACGACAGACTACCATCGAAGGAGACGACGAACATGGACATCCTCAAGGTATCGGCGAAATCCAGGTCGACGTCCGTTGCCGGGGCCATCGCCGGCGTGATACGCGAGTGCGGGCACACCGAAGTGCAAGCCATTGGTGCGGGAGCTGTGAACCAGGCGGTCAAAGCGATTGCGATCGCGCGCGGCTACCTTGCGGAGGATGGGATCGAGATTGTCTGCATCCCGTCGTTCACCGAGGTGGTCATTGGCGATCAGGAACGGACGGCCATCAAGTTGCTGGTGCAAAAGAAATGACAGTTGACGCACACGCACCTGCGG
The genomic region above belongs to Chloroflexi bacterium ADurb.Bin180 and contains:
- the spoVS gene encoding Stage V sporulation protein S; its protein translation is MDILKVSAKSRSTSVAGAIAGVIRECGHTEVQAIGAGAVNQAVKAIAIARGYLAEDGIEIVCIPSFTEVVIGDQERTAIKLLVQKK